From the genome of Salmonella enterica subsp. houtenae serovar Houten:
GGCTATCTTCGGTCGCGATAAAGGCATTGATCATTTCCGGCGGAATTTGATCGAGCGTAACAGGAATACGACGTTTTTCGCCATATTGCGCGATAAGTTCGCCATCTGCGCTGTAAACCTGCATCGGAATTTGCAAACGCACATCTTTCAATGTCGCGACGTCAGGTAGCTGCGGCTCAATATAGCGATAAAGGCCATAAATCGAGCCTGCTCCCAGCAGGATGCAACATACTGCAAGGATCAATAAATACTTTACGAACTTCACTGGAGATTTCCCATTTAGTGTCATTTGGGCAGTTTATAAACAAACGCGCGGTAGTATAAAGGCAAGCCAGACGCATTGATATACCCGTTAACGCGACGGGTGATAAGGAGATCGACCGTTATGGCTTTTAAAACCTGGCAAATAGGATTGCATATTCAGCAGCATGAAGCGCTGGCCATCGCCGTTATTCGCGGCGCATCGGGCTGGTCCCTGCAACGTTGGTGGCGGCTGCCGCTGATGAACGCCTCCACGGCAGAGGGTACGATTCCTGACCCGCAATCGCTGGCTCACATACTGCGGCCCTGGAGCCGCGAGCTGCCGCTACGTCATCGTATTCACCTCTCTTTTCCCGCAAATCGGACATTACAACGCGCTTTTCCGCATCCGCCGATGCGTCTGCGGGAACGTGAGCAAGTCGCATGGCTTTCACAAACGATGGCGCGTGAGCTGGATATGGATCCGGACTTATTACGTTTCGATTTTCAGGATGATGCGCTGAGTCCCACGTTCAACGTTACCGCCGCGCAAAGCAAAGAAATTTCAGCGCTGTTAACGCTGGCGCAAACGCTCAATGTGCGCATCGCTGCTGTAACGCCCGATGCCTGCGCGTTACAGCGCTTGCTGCCGTTTATACCCTCGGGGCGGCAATGTCTGGTCTGGCGCGATGATAGCCAGTGGCTGTGGGCGACGCGCTATGCGTGGGGGCGTAAATCGGCGCGAGAGACGACGACGCTACATGACCTTGCTGCGACGTTATCCGTCATGCCGGAACATATTTCGTTATGCGCCGAAGGCGAGTTCGACCCCTGGCGCGCTGTTACCGTCCGTCAACCACCGGTTCCGCCGGACGGTTATCGCTTTGCGATTGCGCTGGGTTTAGCCATGGGGGAGATACGCTGATGGCGCACTCTGTCAATTTGCTCCCCTGGCGGCGCCAACATTACGTGGCGCGTCTGCGGCTGTGGTGCGTGGTGTGGGGCGCGTCCCTGTTGCTGACAGCAAGCCTCGCGACGATCGCCCGGTTGGTTTTTTGGCAGGAGGGGAAGATTAATGAACTGCTACTGGCGGCGGAAAACGGGCGCACGACGGCGCTTGCGGCGAATATACCGCAGTTGCAGCAGCGTCAGCGGCAGCAACAGGCGCGATTACAACGTCAGGCGCAGCGTGAACTGACGCAACGTTGGCAATCTGTCCTGACCGATCTTGCCAACCTGTTGCCCGATCAGGCATGGCTGACAAGCCTCAATTATCAGCAAGAGACGCTAGAGCTGGAAGGGCTGGCGAGAACGTTTGACGCCCTGCTAACGCTTGAGACATCGCTTCGTCATTATGTCAGTTTTCCGCTAAACCGCACGGGCGCCACGCGGCAGGATGCGCAAGGGCGCTGGCAGTTCCATTATCAGTTAATGAGGAGCGCCGCCCGTGAACGCGCTCTTTGATATCTGGTACGGGATGTCGCGCCGTAGTCGGGTTTTTTGTTGGTGTGCAGGCGTGCTGTGCCTGACGCTGGCAGTCGCGTTATCTGTGGGCTATCCCGGCTGGAAAATGCTGGATATGCAACATACGCGGTTAAGCCAGCAGCGCGAGGCCGCCCGGCAACAGTGGCGCAATCTGCGCCATCTGAGTGTCGCGGCTGAACCGCTTTTTGGGCGTACCGTTGAAAAGACGCGTCCTTTTTCGCCGTTAGATTTCCAGATGGCTCCCCTGCGTTTGCTGCACTGGCAGCCATCGGCGCAGGGGGGAGAAATGGCGCTGAAAACATCCTGGGACGCGGTGCCGTCGCTGTTTGTTCGGTTAGCTGAAAGCGAGATGAGCGTAAGTCGGTTTTCATTGCGTAGGGAGGGGGCGGAATTATTGATAACGCTGCAACTGGAGCGCCTGGCGAATGAAGGCTAGCCGGAGTGTATTGGTCTGTTTTTGTCTGCTGACGTTGACGGGAATGCGCGATCCCTTCCGTCCGCCGGAAGACCACTGCCGGATAGCGGAACTCTCGCAGTGGCGATATCAGGGCGCGGTGCGTAAAAGCGAGCGATGGATAGGCATTCTTAAAGACAGTCAGCAAAAATGGCGGCGAGTGGAAGAGGGGCAGACGCTGGAAAATGGCTGGACGATTGTCCGCCTGACGGCGCAAACCTTAACGTTAACAACCGGTAAAAATTGTGCGCCGCCGCAGTGGCGGTGGCTACGTCAGGGAGCGGACAATGAAGCGATGGATAGCCATACTACTGATAGTCTTGATGCCCGCCGCGCAGGCGGGAAAAGCGGCGAAAGTGACGCTGGTGGTTGATGACGTCCCTGTGGTGCAGGTTTTGCAGGCCTTAGCCGAGCAGGAGCGGCAGAACCTGGTGGCGTCGCCGGACGTCAGCGGCACGTTATCGCTGCATCTGACGGATGTGCCGTGGAAACAGGCGTTACAGACGGTAGTCGATAGCGCGGGGCTGGTACTGCGGCAGGAGGGGAATATTCTCTATGTGCATTCGCAGACCTGGCAGAAAGAGCATAGCGCGCGCCAGGATGCCGAGCGGTTAAGGCTTCAGGCTAATTTACCGCTGGAAAACCGTAGCATCAGCCTGCAATACGCCGATGCCGCCGACCTGGCAAAAGCGGGCGAGAAACTCCTGAGCGCGAAGGGAACCATCACGGTGGATAAGCGCACCAACCGCCTGCTGTTACGCGATCACCGCGCGGCCCTGGCGGAGCTGGAAAAATGGGTAGCGCAAATGGATCTGCCAGTGGCGCAGGTAGAGCTGGCGGCGCATATTGTCACCATTAACGAAAAGAGTCTGCGGGAACTGGGCGTAAAGTGGACGCTGGCTGACGCGCAGCAAGCGGGCGCGGTGGGTGACGTGACGACGCTTTCCAGTGATTTATCCGTCGCCGCCGCCACCTCACACGTAGGATTTAACATCGGGCGCATTAACGGACGCCTGCTGGATTTGGAGCTGTCAGCGCTGGAACAAAAGCAGCAGTTGGATATTATCGCCAGCCCCCGGCTGCTGGCTTCGCATCTGCAGCCAGCCAGTATTAAGCAAGGCAGCGAAATTCCTTACCAGGTTTCCAGCGGCGAAAGCGGCGCGACCTCCGTTGAATTTAAAGAAGCGGTGCTGGGAATGGAGGTGACGCCCACCGTTTTGCAAAAAGGGCGCATCCGCCTGAAGTTACATATCAGCCAGAATGTTCCCGGTCAGGTACTACAACAGGCCGACGGCGAAGTG
Proteins encoded in this window:
- the hofQ gene encoding outer membrane porin HofQ — its product is MPAAQAGKAAKVTLVVDDVPVVQVLQALAEQERQNLVASPDVSGTLSLHLTDVPWKQALQTVVDSAGLVLRQEGNILYVHSQTWQKEHSARQDAERLRLQANLPLENRSISLQYADAADLAKAGEKLLSAKGTITVDKRTNRLLLRDHRAALAELEKWVAQMDLPVAQVELAAHIVTINEKSLRELGVKWTLADAQQAGAVGDVTTLSSDLSVAAATSHVGFNIGRINGRLLDLELSALEQKQQLDIIASPRLLASHLQPASIKQGSEIPYQVSSGESGATSVEFKEAVLGMEVTPTVLQKGRIRLKLHISQNVPGQVLQQADGEVLAIDKQEIETQVEVKSGETLALGGIFSRKNKSGSDSVPLLGDIPWLGQLFRHDGKEDERRELVVFITPRLVAPE
- a CDS encoding DNA utilization protein HofM, with the protein product MAFKTWQIGLHIQQHEALAIAVIRGASGWSLQRWWRLPLMNASTAEGTIPDPQSLAHILRPWSRELPLRHRIHLSFPANRTLQRAFPHPPMRLREREQVAWLSQTMARELDMDPDLLRFDFQDDALSPTFNVTAAQSKEISALLTLAQTLNVRIAAVTPDACALQRLLPFIPSGRQCLVWRDDSQWLWATRYAWGRKSARETTTLHDLAATLSVMPEHISLCAEGEFDPWRAVTVRQPPVPPDGYRFAIALGLAMGEIR
- a CDS encoding PilN family protein — its product is MAHSVNLLPWRRQHYVARLRLWCVVWGASLLLTASLATIARLVFWQEGKINELLLAAENGRTTALAANIPQLQQRQRQQQARLQRQAQRELTQRWQSVLTDLANLLPDQAWLTSLNYQQETLELEGLARTFDALLTLETSLRHYVSFPLNRTGATRQDAQGRWQFHYQLMRSAARERAL
- a CDS encoding membrane protein; this encodes MNALFDIWYGMSRRSRVFCWCAGVLCLTLAVALSVGYPGWKMLDMQHTRLSQQREAARQQWRNLRHLSVAAEPLFGRTVEKTRPFSPLDFQMAPLRLLHWQPSAQGGEMALKTSWDAVPSLFVRLAESEMSVSRFSLRREGAELLITLQLERLANEG
- a CDS encoding DNA utilization protein HofP, which translates into the protein MKASRSVLVCFCLLTLTGMRDPFRPPEDHCRIAELSQWRYQGAVRKSERWIGILKDSQQKWRRVEEGQTLENGWTIVRLTAQTLTLTTGKNCAPPQWRWLRQGADNEAMDSHTTDSLDARRAGGKSGESDAGG